A window of the Cucurbita pepo subsp. pepo cultivar mu-cu-16 chromosome LG01, ASM280686v2, whole genome shotgun sequence genome harbors these coding sequences:
- the LOC111810710 gene encoding cyclin-D1-1-like has translation MSVSISNCFSDLLCQEDSSGVLSGESPGCSSDLDSPACVEESIAVFIKDERHFVPDYDCLSRFQSPSLDAAARLDSVAWILKVQAYYGFQPLTAYLSVNYLDRFLCSRRLPQTNGWPLQLLSVACLSLAAKMEEPLVPALLDLQVEGAKYIFEPRTICRMELLVLRVLDWRLRSVTPFNFIAFFACKLDPSGDFMGFLISRATEIIISNIREVIFLEYWPSCIAAAALLCAANEVPNLSVVNPEHAESWCSGLRKENIIGCYRLMQEIVLDSCRIKSPKILPQFRVTVRTRMRSSDLSPYSSSSSSSSSSPNKRRKLNQSLWVGDDKDNPEE, from the exons ATGTCCGTATCGATTTCCAACTGCTTCTCTGATTTGCTCTGCCAGGAGGATTCCTCCGGCGTCTTGTCCGGCGAATCGCCGGGATGTTCTTCTGACCTCGATTCCCCGGCCTGCGTCGAGGAATCTATCGCCGTCTTCATCAAGGACGAGCGTCACTTCGTCCCCGATTACGACTGTTTGTCGCGCTTCCAATCTCCGTCGCTGGATGCGGCCGCTAGATTAGACTCTGTTGCATGGATTCTTAAG GTTCAAGCCTATTACGGTTTTCAGCCGTTGACAGCGTATCTCTCCGTCAACTACTTGGATCGATTCCTTTGTTCACGGCGTTTGCCG CAAACTAATGGGTGGCCTTTGCAACTACTCTCTGTTGCTTGCCTCTCACTGGCTGCTAAAATGGAGGAACCTCTTGTTCCTGCTTTACTGGATCTTCAG gtTGAGGGGgccaaatatatatttgaaccCAGAACAATATGCAGGATGGAATTACTGGTGCTGAGGGTATTGGATTGGCGGCTGCGTTCTGTAACGCCGTTCAATTTCATCGCATTCTTTGCTTGCAAGCTCGATCCATCTGGGGATTTCATGGGGTTTCTTATTTCAAGAGCCAcagaaattataatatcaaaTATCCGAG AGGTAATCTTTCTGGAGTACTGGCCATCGTGTATAGCGGCGGCCGCCTTGCTTTGTGCAGCAAATGAAGTCCCGAATTTGTCTGTTGTGAATCCAGAGCATGCTGAATCATGGTGCAGTGGTCTAAGGAAA GAAAATATCATCGGCTGCTACCGGTTAATGCAAGAGATTGTGCTTGATAGTTGCCGGATCAAGTCCCCCAAAATCCTACCTCAGTTTAGAGTGACAGTCCGCACTAGAATGAGATCCAGCGACTTATCCCCctactcctcctcctcttcctcatcTTCGTCATCACCaaacaaaaggagaaaattaAACCAGAGCCTCTGGGTAGGTGATGACAAAGATAACCCCGAAGAATGA